Proteins from one Bombyx mori chromosome 1, ASM3026992v2 genomic window:
- the LOC101743995 gene encoding uncharacterized protein LOC101743995 isoform X2 yields the protein MSWILDIQSWWEVPSIAYFCSLFRTAFNLLDFDIEELEEALLTDGTEESASSLLTELIVRLLNGCLGNNDVSAFNYQMYLRRLFRRKCQETGRYNPFNTDIDFQFLPLRTKVEILYALCDFRLDAEDVFDLFKNLEAESLRVEPLGWDDNDSAYWYFYGTRLYREDLLRKPKAKTKKKKSKESRKRGWFYGDDWLDDDETERVWQVVCFTEDDWAHLTEKFSKATSKVEKELYRSLSQNFLPEIPRLFQEKERLQRKRLLELPRRTSSRVLQKIKQKEEEGKPNTHDAKQESHKKDTTVLSRENRAKRRNLLRSKSVSSDTSANTENNTEDMPQKVSKRAKSQEKKSKNSSSSQKGEPPPEPPVKPGRKTNNSLASATGQILIPDNDEPQNSTRKKLKTSQIFSQSEEDIQTDMYKVLEQLTAHEDAWPFMDPVEEEYAPNYYAVIRRPMDLRKMEERLDSGYYTDFAMFKADFKLIVNNCRLYNGQDNEYTMMVDNLQTAFDRLTEKYMHRLSSSDEEIAVEYQLPTPSRKHKLKSSESPTHHKRKKRKSHSDSGEPKSSSSDTIQESKKEDIAPDLEEPKIKESHKNKEGKTKKKRKGHHRHGKHSKNHKKESRKSEHGESKSKHNKKQKHSKNKNKDGKKIKQKKKKSKHHDSESTEVLKRAVSQESIESSNRSRSASPLPSIHTPTPSPQEVEQTDNTEQLTDPDFFKDKYDKIKERRRNAAKDAFESLLDYKQKSTDKQKQNINLPEKDKNQKLTETIEKLKAKNEKFKDNSTFNSLFSTSNDENCKEVNNKESPNNEGSDEGEQKKKSRKGNKKNAAKNESASEALEQAVKDISKWFDDAPKSSTVSSPCDSPAQTVSTEEQDSRLDDELSQGEKSSVSRKEVTRKRPSSREPKLVKRREIQRTIERLQPGKSKGNLLTNIPSKVEKAEETISTGPLTKARELNKTEETSSPKLSLGSVLPTVEFTIGNDHNFGNKDEVPEEDQNNMSKPQELSSQKDDITEETSNEKATETVVIQTSKKDAEVETEPTTIVKPNQEKATPNLSAWFKAFGAPKSTPPSHASLKKKNEETDAEEKHESTNSENKPLSPKHGTKYDSPVGPETPNPEGGDSPHPSINATPRQRRTSTGSSMSERSSFSQDLDSPRHQMSHTSPLLHSPASPRTEDFQKISYPIINGTVRAGFYHDTTSLKSSPEKSCSPREGPQSPYSTYAQHVYASNNVTGSTTPHYFIDHTKSPLPAYNHNPPPFYDTSKAPLVTKSARVHDDYTSLGPETYQQSQYTGPFSPAYTPYAQVSAANYTHSQHTPQASIVNSNASAPAPAPSVVEKTATASFPVKKRTYSEIDQTTLTPQTNNTPKTNENKDITVVSHHNKVEYQKTSQTVHATSMSSMSSTSVDDIALALSEKSEMAKLNNMRDKPAVEYHKPDERDKKYESREINNEMYKQTKQDVSGLDLKKPVTSNTKKDNIDMVNMGYLNPENERRNNIEARDEIAASVAREIQKTNLKSQHIESMARNLGISNQSIQKTQNLNSNPNNIPPAHSQERSHSDLSINQIMAHTHHGQYDTITSAQAIGGFSMNDIEIANKKLYGCNTTSSSTAIDYGNWKITNQIRKQELLPSDYSAAYTTNADKHKNDTNPNTSINYSKNTQNHQYTAYNTTRNSVQRTELQQNHSSELRIPNPRGVLKNDHLNMSSSINENDITAKNIENHAKAQKAEKLVQNHPLVTSNPYKPPYSSHSSIPLETIRNLPNIPQMLERYSNDERYLSTFAGGTSALYHEKQFQMAQMFNKTMSAAEMHHSNSPVSLAYSQSSIPNATKDNGIYKPPILTTQADIRPKTKRRRVQESKTAVVGNQTYHHTPSCSADVLSSVKQSMIPSSAFNFGSSTNMTLGTGLYGENSGFSIEDFRNSTANQLMAANYMVAAVAHQQRNNAEATAEKLVKPAHQNSTHTSSSFPFIGHSQVRAGYPFVGDPSSPLYQQYLQRHQEELLRQTGAQIMSLYPAGYPAGLGVRQPYDSINRPSWL from the exons ATGTCGTGGATTTTAG ACATCCAATCATGGTGGGAAGTGCCCAGTATTGCGTACTTTTGTTCCCTATTCAGGACTGCATTCAACCTCTTGGATTTTGATATTGAA gaattggaagaagcaCTTCTCACAGATGGCACAGAAGAATCTGCCAGTTCCCTCCTGACTGAATTGATAGTCCGTCTATTGAACGGTTGTTTAGGCAACAATGACGTTTCTGCATTTAATTATCAG ATGTATTTAAGAAGATTGTTTAGAAGAAAATGTCAAGAAACTGGCCGGTACAATCCCTTCAATACTGACATTGATTTTCAATTTCTGCCTTTGCGGACAAAGGTAGAAATATTATATGCGTTGTGTGATTTCCGTTTGGATGCTGAAGATGTATTTGATTTATTCAAAAATTTGGAAGCAGAAAGCTTACGAGTAGAACCTCTTGG ATGGGATGACAATGATTCTGCTTACTGGTATTTCTATGGAACAAGGTTATATCGTGAGGATTTATTGAGAAAACcaaaagcaaaaacaaaaaagaaaaaaagtaaagaaaGCAGGAAACGTGGCTGGTTTTATGGAGATGACTGGCTTGATGACGATGAGACAGAACGGGTTTGGCAGGTTGTGTGCTTTACGGAAGATGACTGGGCCCACTTGACTGAGAAATTTAGCAAGGCAACAAGCAAAGTTGAAAAGGAATTGTATCGTTCATTATCACAAAACTTCTTACCTGAAATACCCCGATTGTTTCAAGAAAAAGAACGATTACAAAGAAAAAG GTTGCTTGAATTGCCACGACGTACATCGAGTCGTGTGTTGCAAAAAATTAAGCAGAAGGAAGAAGAAGGTAAACCAAACACACATGATGCTAAACAAGAAAGTCACAAAAAGGACACAACAGTTCTTTCACGTGAAAATCGGGCCAAAAGAAGAAACTTACTGAG ATCTAAGTCTGTGTCATCAGACACTTCAgcaaatacagaaaataatacAGAAGATATGCCACAGAAAGTGTCAAAACGTGCAAAGAGTCAAGAAAAAAAGTCAAAAAACTCCTCTTCATCTCAAAAGGGTGAACCCCCACCAGAACCTCCAGTGAAACCTGGGAGAAAAACTAACAATTCTTTAGCATCTGCAACAGGCCAAATCTTAATACCAGATAATGATGAACCACAAAACAGTACTCGGAAAAAGCTGAAAACATCacaaat attCAGTCAAAGTGAGGAAGATATACAAACGGATATGTATAAGGTCTTGGAACAGTTAACTGCACATGAAGATGCATGGCCTTTTATGGATCCTGTAGAGGAAGAATATGCTCCAAATTATTATGCAGTAATCAGAAGACCTATGGACTTGCGTAAAATGGAAGAGAGACTTGACAGTGGCTATTATACAGACTTTGCTATGTTTAAAGCTGATTTCAAATTAATTGTGAACAATTGCCGTCTGTATAATGGACAAGACAATG AGTACACAATGATGGTTGACAATCTGCAAACAGCATTCGATCGTTTAACAGAAAAATACATGCATAGACTTTCATCTTCTGATGAAGAGATTGCTGTTGAATATCAATTACCGACTCCATCAAGGAAACATAAGTTAAAATCCAGTGAATCTCCAACCCATCACAAGAGGAAGAAAAGAAAATCTCATTCAGATTCAg GTGAACCAAAATCAAGTTCATCTGATACTATCCAAGAAAGTAAAAAAGAAGATATAGCACCTGATTTAGAAGAACCAAAAATTAAAGAATCTCATAAAAACAAAGAAGGTAAGACAAAGAAGAAACGGAAAGGTCACCATCGTCATGGCAAACATTCCAAAAACCATAAGAAAGAATCCCGTAAGTCTGAGCATGGTGAATCTAAAAGTaagcataataaaaaacaaaagcactcaaagaataaaaataaagatggtaaaaaaataaaacaaaaaaagaagaagagcaAACATCATGATTCAGAAAGTACCGAAGTTTTGAAGCGGGCTGTATCTCAAGAGTCTATTGAAAGCTCGAATAGAAGTCGAAGTGCAAGTCCTCTGCCCTCTATACATACGCCGACTCCGTCACCACAAGAAGTAGAACAGACTGATAATACTGAACAATTAACAGACCCTGATTTCTTCAAAGATAAATATGACAAAATAAAGGAAAGAAGACGAAATGCTGCAAAAGATGCTTTTGAATCACTGTTGgattacaaacaaaaaagtactgataaacaaaaacaaaacattaacttaCCAGAGAAGGATAAAAACCAAAAGTTGACTGAGAcaatagaaaaattaaaagCTAAAAATGAAAAGTTTAAAGATAACTCAACATTTAACAGCCTTTTTTCAACAAGTAACGATGAAAACTGCaaagaagtaaataataaagaGTCTCCTAATAATGAAGGTTCTGATGAAGGagaacaaaaaaagaaatccaGGAAAGGTAATAAAAAGAATGCTGCTAAAAATGAATCTGCATCAGAAGCATTGGAACAAGCAGTAAAAGATATCAGCAAATGGTTTGATGATGCGCCTAAAAGTTCAACAGTAAGCTCCCCATGCGATAGTCCGGCTCAGACAGTATCTACGGAAGAGCAAGATAGTCGTTTAGATGACGAACTTTCCCAAGGAGAAAAATCTTCGGTTTCTAGAAAAGAAGTAACTCGTAAGCGACCCTCCTCACGTGAACCTAAGTTGGTCAAAAGAAGGGAAATTCAAAGAACCATAGAAAGGCTACAGCCTGGTAAAAGCAAAGGCAATTTATTAACAAACATACCCAGTAAAGTAGAAAAAGCCGAAGAGACTATTTCAACTGGTCCGTTAACGAAAGCGCGTGAACTTAATAAAACAGAAGAAACGAGTAGTCCCAAGCTTAGCCTCGGCTCTGTTTTGCCGACAGTTGAATTTACAATAGGAAATGATCACAATTTCGGTAACAAGGATGAAGTTCCTGAAGAGGACCAGAACAATATGTCAAAACCACAAGAACTAAGTTCCCAAAAAGATGATATAACAGAAGAAACTTCAAATGAAAAAGCTACTGAAACTGTTGTTATTCAAACTTCTAAAAAGGATGCCGAAGTAGAAACAGAGCCAACTACTATCGTTAAACCAAATCAGGAAAAGGCTACACCAAATTTAAGCGCATGGTTTAAAGCATTTGGAGCGCCTAAAAGCACACCCCCGTCTCATGCTtctttgaaaaagaaaaacgaaGAGACTGATGCTGAAGAAAAACATGAAAGTACAAACAGTGAGAATAAACCTCTTAGTCCTAAACATGGAACGAAATACGATTCTCCTGTTGGTCCCGAAACACCTAATCCAGAAGGAGGGGATAGTCCTCATCCTAGCATAAATGCAACACCTCGACAACGACGAACCAGTACTGGAAGTTCAATGTCTGAACGTTCGTCATTTAGTCAAGATCTCGATTCGCCCAGACATCAAATGTCGCATACTTCACCCTTACTTCATTCACCTGCTTCACCTAGAACTGAAGACTTCCAGAAAATTAGCTACCCTATCATTAATGGCACTGTGAGAGCTGGATTCTATCATGACACGACATCACTTAAAAGTAGCCCCGAAAAAAGTTGCAGTCCACGCGAAGGACCTCAGTCGCCATACTCTACATATGCTCAACATGTTTATGCTTCCAATAATGTGACTGGATCGACGACCcctcattattttattgatcaTACTAAAAGTCCATTGCCTGCCTATAACCACAACCCACCTCCTTTTTATGACACTTCAAAAGCACCCCTCGTTACTAAATCAGCTCGAGTTCATGACGACTACACGTCCCTTGGCCCCGAAACATATCAACAGAGTCAATACACGGGCCCATTTTCTCCTGCTTATACACCATATGCACAAGTATCTGCCGCAAATTACACTCACTCACAACACACACCACAAGCATCAATCGTTAATAGTAATGCAAGTGCTCCAGCTCCGGCTCCATCGGTAGTTGAAAAAACAGCAACTGCTTCGTTTCCTGTTAAGAAACGAACTTATAGCGAAATTGATCAAACAACGCTGACTCCACAAACCAATAATACTCCCAAAACAAACGAAAACAAGGATATTACTGTCGTATCCCATCATAACAAAGTGGAATATCAAAAAACTTCTCAAACTGTACATGCCACTTCTATGTCTTCAATGTCTTCTACATCCGTTGATGACATCGCTTTAGCTTTAAGTGAGAAATCTGAAATggctaaattaaataatatgcgaGATAAGCCCGCCGTAGAATATCATAAACCTGACGAACgagataaaaaatatgaaagtcgagaaataaataatgaaatgtatAAACAAACCAAACAAGATGTATCAGGCCTTGACTTAAAAAAGCCTGTAACGAGTAATACCAAAAAAGATAACATTGATATGGTTAATATGGGCTATTTAAATCCAGAAAATGaaagaagaaataacatcgaGGCGCGCGATGAAATTGCAGCTTCAGTGGCCAGAGAAATCcagaaaactaatttaaaatctCAGCATATTGAGTCAATGGCAAGAAATCTTGGCATCAGTAATCAGTCTATccagaaaacacaaaatttaaattctaatcCGAATAATATCCCTCCGGCACATTCACAGGAAAGATCACACAGTGATCTTAGTATTAATCAGATCATGGCTCACACACATCATGGTCAATATGATACGATTACAAGCGCACAGGCCATAGGTGGTTTCTCGATGAACGATATAGAAATagccaataaaaaattatacggTTGCAATACGACATCTTCCTCGACGGCTATTGATTACGGTAATTGGAAAATAACAAACCAAATTCGAAAACAGGAATTACTCCCGTCTGATTATTCAGCTGCCTACACTACAAATGCcgataaacataaaaatgatACAAATCCAAATACTTCGATAAATTATAGTAAAAATACGCAAAACCATCAGTACACTGCTTACAACACGACAAGGAATAGTGTTCAGAGAACTGAACTACAACAAAATCATTCTTCCGAGTTAAGAATACCAAATCCCAGAGGAGTACTTAAAAATGATCACTTAAATATGTCTTCCTCTATAAACGAAAACGATATAACAGCGAAAAACATTGAAAATCATGCAAAAGCTCAAAAAGCTGAGAAACTAGTGCAAAATCATCCTCTTGTTACTTCAAACCCTTATAAGCCCCCATACAGTTCACATTCTAGCATTCCTCTAGAAACAATACGAAATTTACCTAATATTCCACAAATGCTAGAAAGATATTCAAACGACGAAAGATATCTGTCGACATTTGCCGGTGGAACATCAGCATTATACCACGAAAAGCAATTTCAAATGGCCCAAATGTTCAATAAAACTATGTCTGCAGCTGAAATGCATCACTCGAATTCACCAGTAAGCTTGGCCTACTCTCAGTCTTCAATACCGAATGCAACGAAAGATAATGGTATTTATAAACCTCCTATACTGACGACACAAGCTGATATAAGACCAAAAACAAAAAGGAGACGGGTGCAAGAATCAAAAACCGCAGTGGTTGGAAATCAAACTTATCATCACACACCATCGTGCAGTGCAGATGTTTTGTCGTCAGTCAAACAGAGTATGATCCCTAGTAGTGCTTTTAATTTTGGTTCATCTACAAATATGACCCTCGGCACGGGCCTGTATGGTGAAAACAGTGGCTTTTCAATAGAAGATTTTAGAAATAGCACTGCAAATCAATTAATGGCAGCAAATTATATGGTAGCTGCTGTGGCGCATCAACAGCGAAACAATGCCGAAGCTACTGCCGAAAAACTCGTGAAGCCTGCTCATCAAAATTCCACACACACATCCAGCTCCTTCCCATTTATAGGTCATTCCCAAGTAAGGGCTGGATATCCTTTTGTTGGAGATCCGTCATCACCGCTGTATCAGCAGTATTTACAAAGACACCAAGAGGAACTGCTTAGACAAACAGGTGCGCAGATCATGAGTCTGTATCCTGCAGGATATCCTGCTGGGTTGGGTGTAAGACAACCATACGACTCTATTAATAGGCCTTCCTGGCTCTAA